Genomic window (Ignavibacteria bacterium):
CTGGATTTTGGTTGACATCATTGACGAATAAATCTTTAAGCTTAATCTTTTCAAAAATGTGTTTGGGTAAAATCGGGAGCCCGGAAACAAACAACGGGTCATCCGCGCTTTGATTAAAATTGAACACAACTGTCGAATCATTTTCAACTTTCACCGCTTTTTCAATTTCAACTTTAGTCTTTCCTTCTGAAATAAAATAAGAAGTCATATCCTGCCTTACACTTCCTACTTCCGGATGAGTGTAAAGATAGTAAGAGAATTGAACGTCATCAGCTGTAAATTTATAACCATCGCTCCATCTTAGAGCTATATTCAAATGATACTTTACACTTCTATTGTCTGGACTGATTTCCCATGAGTTTGCGAGATTTGGAAGATACACAAGCTCCCCTTTTTCTAAATCAAATTCGGAATAATTCAGCGCTCCGAAAATCAAATCGTTGATTGTACCAGAGATTATATCCTGAGAAAAAAGCGGATTCAGGACATCCACGTCGCTCGAAATTCCTACAGTAACATTACCCCCAAATTGTGGTTCCATTGCTGTTTCTTTCGATGGATTTTGGGCGTCTTTACATGATGGAAGGATTATGAGAGAAAGAATTAATGCGTAAAGTGCTATGAGTTTTTGCATTTTAACCTGTCTCCTGCAGCTTATTGATTGGATATATTTCAATTTCAATTTAATATATTTATTTTAAGATTAAAAGGAATGCGAACCTCATCATATTTTTGAATGATCGAATCCAAACAACCAATATTGCAAGTTGATTCACTTAGTGTAAAGAAGTGCGATGATCAGACATCGACTACGAAGTACATAATTGACAATATTTCGTTTTCAATTCAACTGAGTGAATTCTTTACGATTCTTGGCGAAAATGGAAGCGGGAAATCAACTTTGGCGTACTCGCTGATTAAACTGTTAAAGCCATCCGCATTTGAGATAAGCGGTGAAATTATTATTAAGGGACAGAGGATTTTAGAACTTTCAGAGTCGAATTTAAATGTCATTCGAAAAAATGAAGTCAGTTATATATTTCAGAATCCTTATTCATCATTTGATCCAATACGCAGAATCGGGAATCAGTTGTTTAATTCTAAAAGCGGTTCTTCATCAGAGATAATGAGCGAACATTTCAATTCCTTAAAACTGAATTCAGATAACAACATTCTAAAAAAATTTCCGTTTCAACTCAGCGGTGGAATGCTTCAAAGAATTTCTGCTGTACGTGCAGTTCTCTCAAATCCAAAATTAATTATCGCCGATGAGCCAACATCTGCTCTCGATAAACCAATTTCAAATCTCTTCATGGAATATTTATTAACATATATGAAAAAATCCGGTGCCGCTGTTTTATTTATAACCCAAGATTTTGATCTTGCTGTGAAATACTCTTCGCGAATTGGTGTCTTAAAAGATGGAGTGCTGCATTCAATTCATAATCAAAATCAGTTTTTAAAAAGCCATAATGATGTTTACTTGGAAAAATTGATCAACTCATACAAATACATTTACAGAACCGAAAAATGATTTTACCTGAGATCAAACATATTCTAGAATTAAGGAATATTTCATACACGCCGCCAAAAGTGGATCTGAAGCAAAAAGAAAACACAGATAGTTTGATACTGAATAATATCAGCTTTGGAATTGAACATGGAGAAATTTTCGGGATTACTGGTGAATCTGGAAGCGGGAAAACGACTCTCGGA
Coding sequences:
- a CDS encoding ABC transporter ATP-binding protein, whose amino-acid sequence is MIESKQPILQVDSLSVKKCDDQTSTTKYIIDNISFSIQLSEFFTILGENGSGKSTLAYSLIKLLKPSAFEISGEIIIKGQRILELSESNLNVIRKNEVSYIFQNPYSSFDPIRRIGNQLFNSKSGSSSEIMSEHFNSLKLNSDNNILKKFPFQLSGGMLQRISAVRAVLSNPKLIIADEPTSALDKPISNLFMEYLLTYMKKSGAAVLFITQDFDLAVKYSSRIGVLKDGVLHSIHNQNQFLKSHNDVYLEKLINSYKYIYRTEK